A window of the Miscanthus floridulus cultivar M001 chromosome 14, ASM1932011v1, whole genome shotgun sequence genome harbors these coding sequences:
- the LOC136503099 gene encoding uncharacterized protein, whose product MFKCHWFNPHEGGEASGVYQRGPATLPSFPLPQNRLVLRPVPPKAWEVLSGTPLRSPATVLGVLCRKWFPGIVELPSEAREPAYTWDRYALGEDDQYRNKQERILAEFWRFFRAEEGTEGLADRVAHAACRKYVTDMFHEARVQAHIDYYASARRMTVTKREARQMTLTQEQYLEVHE is encoded by the exons atgttcaaatgccactggttcaatCCTCATGAGGGAGGCGAGGCGTCGGGTGTCTACCAGCGAGGCCCGGCGACGCTCCCTTCGTTTCCGCTTCCTCAGAACCGTCTAGTGCTTCGCCCTGTGCCGCCCAA GGCTTGGGAGGTGTTGTCAGGTACTCCTCTGCGCTCTCCCGCGACCGTCTTGGGTGTGTTGTGCCGGAAGTGGTTCCCCGGCATTGTGGAGTTGCCGTCGGAGGCCCGAGAGCCAGCCTACACGTGGGACAGGTACGCCCTGGGCGAGGACGACcagtaccgcaacaagcaggagcggataCTTGCTGAGTTTTGG AGGTTTTTCAGGGCCGAAGAAGGAACCGAGGGCCTCGCTGATCGTGTGGCGCATGCAGCCTGTAGGAAGTATGTCACCGACATGTTTCACGAGGCgcgcgtccaggcccacatagactactacgcgTCGGCTCGTAGAATGACAGTCACCAAGAGGGAGGCTCGACAGATGACGCTGACacaggagcagtaccttgaggtacatGAATAA
- the LOC136505969 gene encoding bisdemethoxycurcumin synthase-like, translated as MGSMGRALPATVDEIRRAQRADGPAAVLGIGTANPPTCMAQDDYPDYYFRVTNSEHLTDLKAKLTRICNNKKSGIRQRYLHLDEELLAANPDFIDRTRPSLDARVEMASAAVPELAAAAAAKAIAEWGCPATDITHLVFSTYSGARAPSADRRLASLLGLRPTVSRTILNLHGCYGGGRSLQLAKELAENNRGARVLVACSEITLIAFYGPEGGCVDNIIGQTLFGDGAGAVIVGADPVAPVERPLFEMVFASQTTIPETEDAISMQISKCGMEYHLSSQVPRLLGCNVERCLVDAFRTLGVSAAWNDLFWAIHPGGRAILDNIEEVLGLEDGKLAASRHVLSEFGNMSGTTVIFVLDELRRRRAAAAKQGGETPEWGVMMAFGPGITIETMVLHAPSNLNLEGN; from the coding sequence ATGGGGTCCATGGGGAGGGCACTACCGGCCACCGTCGACGAGATCAGGCGTGCGCAGCGCGCGGATGGTCCGGCCGCCGTGCTCGGCATCGGCACGGCGAACCCGCCGACGTGCATGGCCCAGGACGACTACCCCGACTACTACTTCCGCGTCACCAACAGCGAGCACCTCACCGATCTCAAGGCCAAGCTCACCAGGATCTGCAACAACAAGAAGTCCGGCATCAGGCAGCGCTACTTGCACCTCGACGAGGAGCTGCTGGCCGCCAACCCGGACTTCATCGACCGCACGCGGCCGTCGCTGGACGCGCGCGTGGAGATGGCCTCCGCCGCCGTCCCGGAgctggccgcggccgcggccgccaagGCCATCGCGGAGTGGGGCTGCCCGGCCACCGACATCACCCACCTCGTCTTCAGCACCTACTCCGGCGCGCGCGCCCCGAGCGCCGACCGCCGCCTCGCCTCCCTGCTGGGCCTCCGCCCCACGGTGTCCCGCACCATCCTCAACCTCCACGGCTGCTACGGCGGGGGGCGGTCGCTCCAGCTCGCCAAGGAGCTCGCGGAGAACAACCGCGGCGCGCGCGTCCTCGTCGCCTGCTCCGAGATCACGCTCATCGCCTTCTACGGGCCCGAGGGAGGCTGCGTCGACAACATCATCGGCCAGACCCTGTTCGGCGACGGTGCCGGCGCCGTCATCGTCGGCGCCGACCCCGTCGCCCCCGTCGAGCGCCCGCTGTTTGAGATGGTGTTCGCGTCGCAGACCACGATACCGGAGACCGAGGACGCCATCTCCATGCAGATCAGCAAATGCGGCATGGAGTACCACCTCTCCAGCCAGGTGCCCCGCCTGCTGGGGTGCAACGTGGAACGCTGCCTTGTCGACGCGTTCCGCACGCTCGGCGTCAGCGCAGCATGGAATGACCTTTTTTGGGCGATCCATCCCGGCGGTCGTGCCATCCTAGACAACATCGAGGAAGTGCTCGGTCTGGAGGACGGGAAACTGGCGGCGAGTCGCCACGTGCTCAGCGAGTTTGGCAACATGAGTGGCACCACGGTGATCTTCGTGCTCGATGAGTTGCGCCGCCGTCGGGCAGCGGCGGCCAAGCAGGGAGGGGAAACGCCGGAGTGGGGAGTCATGATGGCTTTTGGACCTGGAATCACAATCGAGACCATGGTGCTCCACGCCCCTAGCAACCTGAACCTGGAGGGAAATTAA